From Triticum urartu cultivar G1812 chromosome 2, Tu2.1, whole genome shotgun sequence, a single genomic window includes:
- the LOC125539626 gene encoding protein AE7: MELINANPVIHEKRERRIRQAPENIDENAPEAIDQLEIFDHIRDIKDPEHPYSLEDLNVVNEDSVEINDELSHVRVTFTPTVEHCSMATIIGLCLRVKLMRSLPPRYKVDIRLTPGSHATEAAVNKQLSDKERVAAALENSNLLDIVEECLSPTLG; this comes from the exons ATGGAGTTGATAAATGCTAACCCTGTGATTCATGAGAAAAGGGAGAGGCGCATCCGGCAGGCACCAGAAAACATAGATGAAAATGCACCAGAGGCCATAGACCAGCTTGAAATATTTG ATCATATTAGAGACATAAAGGACCCAGAACATCCATACTCATTGGAAGACCTTAATGTGGTAAATGAAGACTCAGTCGAAATCAATGATGAACTTAGTCATGTCAG GGTTACTTTCACCCCAACAGTGGAGCATTGCAGTATGGCCACTATCATTGGCCTTTGCTTACGTGTGAAGCTCATGCGGAGTCTTCCACCTCGTTACAAG GTGGACATACGGTTGACGCCTGGATCACATGCAACTGAAGCTGCCG TGAACAAGCAACTGAGTGACAAAGAACGCGTCGCGGCCGCGCTGGAGAATTCAAACCTGCTGGACATAGTGGAGGAGTGCCTGTCACCGACGCTCGGCTGA